A single genomic interval of Orcinus orca chromosome 19, mOrcOrc1.1, whole genome shotgun sequence harbors:
- the SOCS3 gene encoding suppressor of cytokine signaling 3, which produces MVTHSKFPAAGMSRPLDTSLRLKTFSSKSEYQLVVNAVRKLQESGFYWSAVTGGEANLLLSAEPAGTFLIRDSSDQRHFFTLSVKTQSGTKNLRIQCEGGSFSLQSDPRSTQPVPRFDCVLKLVHHYMPPSGAPSFSSPPAEPSSSPPTEPSSSPSSEVPEQPSAQPLPGSPPRRAYYIYSGGEKIPLVLSRPLSSNVATLQHLCRKTVNGHLDSYEKVTQLPGPIREFLDQYDAPL; this is translated from the coding sequence ATGGTCACCCACAGCAAGTTTCCCGCCGCCGGGATGAGCCGCCCCCTGGACACCAGCCTGCGCCTCAAGACCTTCAGCTCCAAGAGCGAGTACCAGCTGGTGGTGAACGCAGTGCGCAAGCTGCAGGAGAGCGGCTTCTACTGGAGCGCCGTGACGGGCGGCGAGGCGAACCTACTGCTCAGCGCCGAGCCCGCCGGCACCTTCCTCATACGCGACAGCTCGGATCAGCGCCACTTCTTCACGCTCAGCGTCAAGACGCAGTCGGGGACCAAGAACCTGCGCATCCAGTGCGAGGGGGGCAGCTTCTCGCTGCAGAGCGATCCTCGGAGCACGCAGCCAGTGCCCCGCTTTGACTGCGTGCTCAAGCTGGTGCATCACTACATGCCGCCCTCCGGcgccccctccttctcctcgCCCCCAGCTGAACCCTCCTCCTCGCCCCCAACTGAACCCTCCTCCTCGCCCTCCTCCGAGGTGCCCGAGCAGCCgtcggcccagccgctcccgggGAGCCCCCCCAGGAGAGCCTATTACATCTACTCGGGGGGCGAGAAGATCCCTCTGGTGTTGAGCCGGCCCCTCTCCTCCAACGTGGCCACTCTCCAACATCTCTGTCGGAAGACCGTTAACGGCCACCTGGACTCCTATGAGAAAGTCACCCAGCTGCCTGGGCCCATTCGGGAGTTCCTGGACCAGTACGATGCCCCCCTTTAG